One Streptomyces fagopyri DNA window includes the following coding sequences:
- the mnmA gene encoding tRNA 2-thiouridine(34) synthase MnmA, producing MTETSPRPRPLRVLAAMSGGVDSAVAAARAAEAGHDVTGVHLALSANPQSFRTGARGCCTIEDSRDARRAADVIGIPFYVWDLAERFREDVVEDFVAEYEAGRTPNPCLRCNEKIKFAALLDKALALGFDAVCTGHYAKVLVNEDGTRELHRASDMAKDQSYVLGVLDDRQLAHALFPLGDTLTTKDEIRAEAERRGLAVAKKPDSHDICFIADGDTQGFLANRLGRAEGDIVDESGAVVGTHEGAFGFTIGQRKGLRIGTPAADGKPRYVLDISPVDNTVTVGPAASLDVSALTAVKPRWCGAAPAGTGTYTAQLRAHGGETTVTAELVDGGLEVAFTEPVRGVAPGQAIVLYDGTRVVGSATIATTTRATASV from the coding sequence ATGACTGAGACCTCGCCGCGCCCCCGCCCCCTCCGTGTCCTCGCCGCCATGTCCGGCGGCGTGGACTCCGCCGTCGCCGCCGCCCGCGCGGCGGAAGCGGGCCACGACGTGACGGGCGTGCACCTCGCGCTCTCCGCCAACCCCCAGTCGTTCCGCACCGGCGCGCGCGGCTGTTGCACCATCGAGGACTCCCGGGACGCCCGCCGCGCCGCGGACGTCATCGGCATCCCGTTCTACGTGTGGGACCTCGCCGAGCGCTTCCGCGAGGACGTGGTCGAGGACTTCGTCGCCGAGTACGAGGCGGGGCGCACCCCGAACCCGTGTCTGCGCTGCAACGAGAAGATCAAGTTCGCGGCCCTGCTCGACAAGGCGCTCGCGCTCGGCTTCGACGCGGTCTGCACGGGCCACTACGCGAAGGTGCTCGTGAACGAGGACGGCACCCGCGAGCTGCACCGCGCCTCCGACATGGCCAAGGACCAGTCGTACGTGCTCGGCGTCCTCGACGACCGCCAGCTCGCGCACGCGCTGTTCCCGCTCGGCGACACCCTCACCACGAAGGACGAGATCCGCGCCGAGGCGGAGCGCCGTGGCCTCGCGGTCGCCAAGAAGCCCGACTCGCACGACATCTGCTTCATCGCCGACGGTGACACCCAGGGCTTCCTCGCGAACCGGCTGGGCAGGGCGGAGGGAGACATCGTCGACGAGTCCGGCGCGGTCGTCGGCACCCACGAGGGCGCGTTCGGTTTCACCATCGGCCAGCGCAAGGGCCTGCGCATCGGTACCCCGGCCGCCGACGGCAAGCCGCGCTACGTCCTGGACATCTCGCCGGTGGACAACACGGTGACGGTGGGTCCCGCGGCGTCCCTGGACGTCAGTGCCCTGACCGCCGTCAAGCCCCGCTGGTGCGGCGCCGCCCCGGCCGGCACCGGCACGTACACCGCCCAGCTCCGCGCCCACGGCGGCGAGACGACGGTGACCGCCGAACTCGTCGACGGCGGGCTGGAGGTCGCGTTCACCGAGCCGGTCCGCGGGGTAGCGCCCGGCCAGGCGATCGTCCTGTACGACGGCACGCGCGTGGTCGGCTCGGCGACGATCGCGACGACCACGCGCGCGACGGCGTCCGTCTGA
- a CDS encoding cysteine desulfurase family protein — translation MAYLDHAATTPMLPEAVEALTAHLSVTGNASSLHAAGRRARRTVEEARESLADALGARPSEVVLTSGGTEADNLAVKGLYWARRDADPARTRVLASPVEHHAVLDAVDWLGEHEGATVEYLPVDPYGRVHPDALREAIARNPDDVALATVMWANNEIGTVLPIRELADVAAEFGVPLHSDAVQAFGQLPVDFASSGLAAMTVSAHKIGGPYGIGALLLGREYTPVPVLHGGGQERHVRSGTLDVPAVASFAVAGRLATEQRAWFAREIGALRDDLVEAVRAAVPDALLGGDPDPAGRLPANAHFTFPGCEGDSLLLLLDAQGIECSTGSACTAGVAQPSHVLLATGTDPDLARGTLRFSLGHTSTEADVEAVAKAIGPAVDRARTAGLT, via the coding sequence ATGGCTTACCTCGACCACGCCGCGACCACCCCGATGCTCCCGGAGGCGGTAGAGGCACTGACCGCCCACCTGAGCGTCACGGGCAACGCCTCCTCCCTCCACGCCGCCGGCCGCAGGGCCCGCCGTACCGTCGAGGAGGCCCGCGAGAGCCTCGCGGACGCCCTCGGCGCCCGCCCCAGCGAGGTGGTCCTCACCTCCGGCGGCACCGAGGCCGACAACCTCGCCGTCAAGGGGCTGTACTGGGCCCGCCGCGACGCCGACCCGGCCCGCACCCGGGTGCTCGCGAGCCCCGTGGAGCACCACGCCGTCCTCGACGCCGTCGACTGGCTCGGCGAACACGAGGGCGCCACGGTCGAGTACCTGCCCGTCGACCCGTACGGCCGTGTCCACCCGGACGCCCTGCGCGAGGCCATCGCCCGCAACCCCGACGACGTCGCCCTCGCCACCGTGATGTGGGCCAACAACGAGATCGGCACCGTGCTGCCGATCCGCGAACTGGCCGACGTCGCCGCCGAGTTCGGCGTCCCGCTGCACTCCGACGCCGTCCAGGCCTTCGGGCAGCTGCCCGTCGACTTCGCGTCCTCGGGCCTCGCCGCGATGACCGTCTCGGCCCACAAGATCGGCGGCCCGTACGGCATCGGCGCGCTGCTGCTCGGCCGCGAGTACACCCCCGTACCGGTCCTCCACGGAGGCGGTCAGGAACGTCATGTGCGCTCCGGCACCCTGGACGTGCCCGCCGTCGCGTCCTTCGCGGTCGCCGGCCGGCTCGCCACCGAGCAGCGCGCGTGGTTCGCCCGGGAGATCGGCGCGCTCCGTGACGACCTGGTCGAAGCGGTACGCGCCGCCGTGCCCGACGCCCTCCTCGGCGGCGACCCCGACCCCGCGGGCCGGCTGCCGGCCAACGCGCACTTCACGTTCCCCGGCTGCGAGGGCGACTCCCTGCTGCTGCTCCTGGACGCGCAGGGCATCGAGTGCTCCACGGGCTCCGCGTGCACGGCGGGCGTCGCCCAGCCCAGCCACGTCCTGCTGGCCACCGGCACCGATCCGGACCTGGCCCGCGGCACCCTGCGCTTCTCCCTCGGCCACACCTCCACGGAGGCGGACGTCGAGGCGGTCGCGAAGGCCATCGGTCCCGCCGTGGATCGGGCGCGGACGGCGGGCCTGACCTGA
- a CDS encoding DUF427 domain-containing protein yields MTQGHTITIEQGTQRVRVVHGDQVLAESDRPLLLRETGCPVRYYIPPQDVRLDLLTASDTHTHCPFKGDASYWSLPDAPDLVWFYPEPKPDVAQIKDHLCFYEVEVL; encoded by the coding sequence ATGACCCAAGGACACACGATCACCATCGAGCAGGGCACCCAGCGCGTACGCGTCGTGCACGGCGACCAGGTCCTCGCGGAGAGCGACCGGCCGCTGCTGCTGCGCGAGACGGGCTGTCCGGTGCGCTACTACATCCCTCCGCAGGACGTCCGGCTGGACCTGCTGACGGCCTCCGACACCCACACGCACTGCCCCTTCAAGGGCGACGCGTCCTACTGGTCGCTGCCCGACGCCCCCGACCTCGTCTGGTTCTACCCGGAGCCGAAGCCGGACGTCGCGCAGATCAAGGACCACCTGTGCTTCTACGAGGTGGAGGTCCTGTAG
- a CDS encoding thioesterase family protein has translation MSEAASAQAVRATIGDSEFDRDTAVTLRAPGVYDVDLSPGWTIISAVNGGYLLAVLGRALADALPHDDPFTVSAHYLTASQPGPAVIRTDVARTGRTLSTGQASLFQYDDEGREVERIRVLASYGDLAALPDDVRTTATPPAIPPMEHCFGPEDGPAPVDGSSAITERLMLKLDPSTLGWALGAPSGKGEMRAWFGLADGRDPDPLSLLLAVDALPPTAFEIGLSGWVPTVELTVHVRCRPAPGPLRVSITTRNLAGGFLEEDAEVWDSADRLVAQSRQLARVRLG, from the coding sequence ATGTCAGAAGCAGCTTCGGCACAGGCCGTGCGAGCCACGATCGGCGACAGTGAGTTCGACCGCGACACCGCGGTCACCCTGCGTGCACCCGGCGTCTACGACGTCGACCTGTCCCCGGGATGGACGATCATCAGCGCCGTCAACGGCGGATACCTGCTGGCCGTCCTGGGCCGCGCCCTCGCGGACGCCCTGCCGCACGACGACCCGTTCACCGTCTCGGCGCACTACCTCACCGCCTCCCAGCCGGGACCCGCGGTCATCCGCACGGACGTCGCCCGCACCGGCCGCACCCTGTCGACCGGCCAGGCCTCGCTCTTCCAGTACGACGACGAGGGCCGCGAGGTCGAACGGATCCGCGTGCTCGCCTCGTACGGCGACCTGGCCGCGCTGCCCGACGACGTCCGCACCACGGCGACGCCGCCGGCGATCCCGCCGATGGAGCACTGCTTCGGGCCCGAGGACGGTCCGGCCCCCGTCGACGGCAGCTCCGCCATCACCGAGCGGCTGATGCTCAAGCTCGACCCCTCGACGCTGGGCTGGGCCCTCGGGGCGCCGTCCGGCAAGGGTGAGATGCGCGCCTGGTTCGGGCTCGCCGACGGCCGCGACCCCGACCCGCTCTCGCTGCTCCTCGCGGTCGACGCGCTGCCGCCGACCGCCTTCGAGATCGGGCTGTCCGGCTGGGTGCCGACGGTCGAACTCACGGTGCACGTGCGCTGCCGTCCCGCGCCCGGCCCGCTGCGCGTCTCCATCACCACCCGCAACCTGGCCGGCGGCTTCCTGGAGGAGGACGCCGAGGTGTGGGACAGCGCGGACCGGCTGGTCGCGCAGTCCCGGCAGCTCGCCCGCGTCAGACTCGGCTGA
- a CDS encoding TetR family transcriptional regulator: MGHTLGIRQAQKQKTRQALLDAALELLEEQSLSSLGLREVTRAVGVAPTAFYRHFRSTADLGVALVEEALGSLHPMIGDTVSAAGDSDGRIGRAVGLIAHHVETHPAHVRFIARERHGGVQPVRQAISGQLARFAQEVRVELAKHPESEGWSDDDLLMLAGLYVDQMLMTASLCLEALEASEEERERVTRVAARQMRLIAIGRRNWLV; this comes from the coding sequence ATGGGTCACACGCTCGGCATCCGGCAGGCGCAGAAGCAGAAGACGCGACAGGCGCTCCTGGACGCGGCGTTGGAGCTGCTGGAGGAGCAGAGCCTGAGCAGCCTGGGCCTGCGTGAGGTCACCCGGGCCGTCGGGGTGGCCCCGACCGCCTTCTACCGGCACTTCCGCTCGACGGCGGATCTCGGTGTGGCGCTGGTCGAGGAGGCCCTGGGCAGCCTGCATCCGATGATCGGGGACACGGTGTCCGCGGCCGGCGACAGCGACGGACGCATCGGGCGCGCGGTCGGTCTGATCGCCCACCATGTCGAGACCCACCCCGCCCACGTCCGCTTCATCGCCCGCGAGCGGCACGGCGGTGTCCAGCCGGTGCGGCAGGCGATCAGTGGCCAACTGGCCCGGTTCGCCCAGGAGGTACGGGTCGAGCTGGCCAAACACCCCGAGTCGGAGGGGTGGAGCGACGACGACCTGTTGATGCTCGCCGGCCTGTACGTGGACCAGATGCTGATGACGGCCTCGCTCTGCCTGGAGGCACTGGAGGCGTCCGAGGAGGAACGGGAGCGGGTGACCCGGGTGGCGGCCCGTCAGATGCGGCTGATCGCCATCGGCCGCCGCAACTGGCTGGTTTGA
- a CDS encoding LOG family protein, giving the protein MNICVFLSAADLDDRYTGPARQFAELLGKGGHTLVWGGSDVGLMKVVADGVQEAGGRLVGVSVDFLAARARTGADEMVIARDLAERKALLLEKADAVVVMVGGTGTLDEATEILELKKHGRTDKPVVLLNTAGFYDGLKEQFRRMEAEGFLPRPLIDLVFFAEEPAGALAYLEENAGTR; this is encoded by the coding sequence ATGAACATCTGTGTCTTCCTCTCCGCCGCCGACCTCGACGACCGCTACACGGGTCCCGCCCGCCAGTTCGCTGAACTCCTCGGAAAAGGCGGCCACACCCTGGTGTGGGGCGGTTCCGACGTCGGCCTCATGAAGGTGGTCGCCGACGGTGTCCAGGAGGCGGGCGGACGGCTGGTGGGCGTCTCCGTGGACTTCCTGGCGGCCAGGGCGCGGACGGGTGCCGACGAGATGGTGATCGCCCGGGACCTCGCCGAGCGCAAGGCGCTGCTCCTGGAGAAGGCCGACGCGGTCGTGGTGATGGTCGGCGGCACGGGGACGCTCGACGAGGCGACCGAGATCCTGGAGCTGAAGAAGCACGGGAGGACGGACAAGCCGGTGGTCCTGCTGAACACGGCGGGCTTCTACGACGGCCTGAAGGAACAGTTCCGGCGCATGGAGGCCGAGGGTTTCCTGCCGAGGCCGCTCATCGACCTGGTGTTCTTCGCCGAGGAGCCGGCGGGCGCGCTGGCCTACCTGGAGGAGAACGCGGGCACCCGGTGA
- a CDS encoding N-acetylmuramoyl-L-alanine amidase, translating into MSGAAQEAPETRETPDPAAPDPGSPHPAAPGRDVPAPGTPEGKRRVGTDGDRRVGRRTLLIGGLAAAVGTGVLARAELGHVWWRLPGVEKPREEGVVDFRGARWVAASSANWRRADRPDDYAIDRVVIHVTQGSYRSAVKVFQDPGHGAAAHYIVRKDGGITQMIRELDVAFHAGNRGYNERSVGIEHEGFVEHASSFTDAMYRASARLTAGICARYGIPVDREHIIGHVEVPGTDHTDPGRYWDWDRYLLLVRRAGTAADPTGAGATPAGAAGT; encoded by the coding sequence ATGAGCGGAGCCGCGCAGGAGGCGCCGGAGACACGCGAGACGCCGGACCCGGCGGCTCCGGACCCGGGGTCGCCGCATCCGGCCGCACCGGGCCGGGACGTGCCGGCTCCGGGGACACCGGAGGGGAAGCGGCGCGTGGGCACGGACGGCGACCGGCGGGTCGGGCGGCGGACCCTGCTCATCGGCGGCCTGGCGGCCGCCGTGGGCACGGGGGTGCTCGCGCGGGCCGAGCTGGGGCACGTGTGGTGGCGGCTGCCGGGCGTGGAGAAGCCCCGCGAGGAGGGTGTGGTCGACTTCCGGGGCGCCCGATGGGTGGCGGCGTCGAGTGCGAACTGGCGGCGGGCGGACCGGCCCGACGACTACGCCATAGACCGGGTGGTCATCCATGTCACCCAGGGCAGCTACCGCAGCGCGGTCAAGGTCTTCCAGGACCCGGGACACGGCGCGGCCGCGCACTACATCGTCCGCAAGGACGGCGGCATCACCCAGATGATCCGCGAGCTGGACGTGGCGTTCCACGCGGGCAACCGCGGGTACAACGAGCGGAGCGTCGGCATCGAGCACGAGGGCTTCGTCGAGCACGCCTCGTCGTTCACCGACGCCATGTACAGGGCGTCGGCACGGCTGACGGCCGGGATCTGCGCCCGCTACGGCATCCCGGTCGACCGCGAGCACATCATCGGGCACGTGGAGGTGCCGGGCACCGACCACACCGATCCCGGTCGCTACTGGGACTGGGACCGGTATCTCCTGCTGGTGCGCCGGGCGGGCACGGCGGCTGATCCGACCGGCGCCGGGGCCACGCCGGCGGGCGCGGCCGGGACGTAA
- a CDS encoding DUF4190 domain-containing protein produces the protein MELTATPTRRTGTRDADGMAVASFILGLLGLLVLNVFLGPIAIVLASVALWRGTARRGRAFLGLGLGIADLVVLVAFMHFDSTVSWSF, from the coding sequence ATGGAACTCACCGCCACGCCCACCCGCCGCACCGGCACCCGGGACGCCGACGGCATGGCCGTAGCCTCCTTCATCCTCGGACTGCTCGGCCTGCTGGTGCTGAACGTCTTCCTGGGCCCGATCGCCATCGTCCTCGCCTCCGTCGCCCTCTGGCGCGGCACGGCCCGCCGCGGCCGCGCCTTCCTCGGCCTCGGCCTGGGCATCGCCGACCTCGTGGTGCTGGTGGCGTTCATGCACTTCGACAGCACGGTGTCCTGGAGCTTCTGA
- the ligA gene encoding NAD-dependent DNA ligase LigA produces MDAQPNPLPAEARERHALLAEQIEEHRFRYYVKDQPVVSDTEFDKLLRSLEALEERYPELRTPDSPTQKVAGAYETGFTSVRHRERMLSLDNAFSDLELAAWAERVAKDVGASAYHFLCELKVDGLAVNLTYEQGRLTRAATRGDGRTGEDITPNVRTITEIPDRLRGDGFPDLVEIRGEVYFPMEKFAELNARLLEAGDKPFANPRNAAAGSLRQKDPRVTASRPLHMVVHGIGALEGFEGLTRLSGAYELLHSWGLPTTRYAKVVDDLDGVREFIANYGENRHSVEHEIDGVVVKLDEIRLQGRLGSTARAPRWAIAWKYAPEEVNTKLVDIKVGVGRTGRVTPYAQVEPVTVAGSEVEFATLHNQEVVKAKGVLIGDTVVLRKAGDVIPEILGPVVDLRDGTEREFVMPAECPECGTPLRAMKEGDIDLRCPNGRGCPAQLRERVAYLAGRECLDIEHFGNVAAAALTRPLEPAAPPLVDEGDLFDLTAEQLLPIKAYVLDQDSGLPKRDPRTGEEKVVTVFANQKGEPKKNTLALLDNIAEAKNRPLARFINGLSIRHVGPVAAEALAREFRSVDRIEQATEEELAAVDGVGGIIATSVKEWFAEDWHREIIRKWRTAGVRMEDEGSGEDEGPRPLEGLTVVVTGTLEHHTRDGAKDALQSQGAKVTGSVSKKTSFVVVGENPGSKYDKAMQLKVPVLNEDGFAVLLGQGPEAAAEVALPTEE; encoded by the coding sequence ATGGACGCACAGCCCAATCCCCTGCCCGCCGAGGCGCGCGAGCGGCACGCGCTGCTGGCCGAGCAGATCGAGGAGCACCGCTTCCGGTACTACGTGAAGGACCAACCGGTCGTCAGCGACACGGAGTTCGACAAGCTGCTGCGTTCCCTGGAGGCGCTGGAGGAGCGGTATCCCGAGCTGCGCACCCCCGACTCGCCGACCCAGAAGGTCGCGGGCGCGTACGAGACCGGGTTCACGTCCGTGCGGCACCGCGAGCGCATGCTGTCGCTGGACAACGCCTTCAGCGACCTGGAGCTCGCCGCCTGGGCGGAGCGGGTCGCGAAGGACGTCGGGGCCTCCGCGTACCACTTCCTGTGCGAGCTGAAGGTCGACGGCCTCGCGGTCAACCTCACCTACGAGCAAGGCCGTCTGACCCGCGCGGCCACCCGGGGCGACGGCCGCACGGGGGAGGACATCACGCCCAACGTGCGGACGATCACGGAGATCCCGGACCGCCTCCGGGGCGACGGATTCCCCGACCTGGTGGAGATCCGCGGCGAGGTCTACTTCCCGATGGAGAAGTTCGCGGAGCTCAACGCCCGGCTGCTGGAGGCCGGTGACAAGCCTTTCGCCAACCCCCGCAACGCGGCGGCGGGTTCGCTGCGCCAGAAGGACCCCCGCGTCACCGCGAGCCGCCCGCTGCACATGGTGGTCCACGGAATCGGCGCCCTGGAGGGCTTCGAGGGACTGACCCGCCTCTCCGGGGCGTACGAACTGCTGCACTCCTGGGGCCTGCCGACCACGCGGTACGCCAAGGTGGTCGACGACCTCGACGGCGTACGGGAGTTCATCGCGAACTACGGGGAGAACCGGCACTCCGTGGAGCACGAGATCGACGGGGTCGTCGTCAAGCTCGACGAGATCCGCCTCCAGGGCCGCCTCGGTTCCACGGCCCGCGCCCCACGCTGGGCCATCGCCTGGAAGTACGCGCCGGAAGAGGTCAACACCAAGCTGGTCGACATCAAGGTCGGCGTCGGCCGTACGGGGCGCGTCACCCCGTACGCGCAGGTCGAGCCGGTCACCGTGGCGGGCTCGGAGGTCGAGTTCGCGACCCTGCACAACCAGGAGGTCGTCAAGGCCAAGGGCGTCCTCATCGGGGACACGGTCGTGCTGCGCAAGGCCGGTGACGTCATCCCGGAGATCCTCGGGCCGGTCGTGGACCTCCGCGACGGCACCGAGCGGGAGTTCGTGATGCCCGCCGAGTGCCCCGAGTGCGGGACGCCGCTGCGCGCCATGAAGGAGGGCGACATCGATCTGCGCTGCCCCAACGGCCGCGGCTGCCCCGCCCAGTTGCGAGAGCGCGTCGCGTACCTCGCGGGCCGGGAGTGCCTGGACATCGAGCACTTCGGCAACGTGGCCGCGGCGGCGCTGACCCGCCCGCTGGAGCCCGCCGCCCCACCGCTCGTCGACGAGGGCGACCTCTTCGACCTCACGGCCGAGCAACTGCTCCCCATCAAGGCGTACGTCCTCGACCAGGACAGCGGCCTGCCCAAGCGGGACCCCAGGACCGGTGAGGAGAAGGTCGTCACGGTCTTCGCCAACCAGAAGGGCGAGCCGAAGAAGAACACGCTCGCCCTGCTGGACAACATCGCCGAGGCGAAGAACCGTCCGCTCGCCCGCTTCATCAACGGGCTCTCCATCAGGCACGTCGGCCCGGTGGCCGCCGAGGCGCTGGCCCGCGAGTTCCGTTCCGTGGACCGCATCGAACAGGCCACCGAGGAGGAACTCGCCGCGGTCGACGGGGTCGGCGGGATCATCGCGACCTCGGTCAAGGAGTGGTTCGCCGAGGACTGGCACCGCGAGATCATCCGCAAGTGGCGGACGGCGGGCGTCCGTATGGAGGACGAGGGTTCCGGCGAGGACGAGGGCCCCCGCCCGCTGGAGGGACTCACCGTCGTCGTCACCGGCACGCTCGAACACCACACGCGCGACGGCGCGAAGGACGCCCTGCAGAGCCAGGGAGCGAAAGTGACCGGCTCTGTCTCGAAGAAGACATCCTTTGTCGTAGTGGGCGAGAATCCTGGATCGAAGTACGACAAGGCCATGCAGCTCAAGGTCCCCGTTCTGAACGAGGACGGCTTCGCCGTTCTGCTCGGACAAGGACCTGAGGCGGCGGCGGAAGTCGCCCTTCCGACCGAGGAGTAG
- a CDS encoding alpha/beta hydrolase, with protein MDNKVLSRDGTPLAYERHGDGPAVVLVGGALCTGATLAPLARALSDRFGAVTYDRRGRGASGDTVSSCTVAREVEDIAALIRACGGTASLYGMSSGGALALRAAASGLPVDAVAVYETPFALHEGRGEERREYTGRLTELLARGRHGDALELFMALTGMPPEMIAGARRSPGWAGMEAIAPTLAYDDAVMGDGLLPRELPASLPMPVLSVAGGASPEWMREAARAVADAAPEGTYRVLERQTHNVDAAALAPLLEEFFGNGGTG; from the coding sequence ATGGACAACAAGGTTCTCTCGCGCGACGGGACGCCCCTCGCGTACGAACGGCACGGTGACGGCCCGGCGGTCGTCCTGGTGGGCGGAGCCCTGTGCACGGGTGCGACGCTGGCGCCTCTCGCGAGGGCGCTCTCGGACCGCTTCGGCGCCGTCACCTACGACCGGCGGGGACGCGGCGCCAGCGGCGACACCGTGTCGTCCTGCACGGTCGCCCGCGAGGTCGAGGACATCGCGGCGCTGATCCGGGCGTGCGGGGGCACCGCGTCGCTCTACGGCATGTCGTCCGGCGGCGCGCTGGCCCTCCGGGCGGCCGCGAGCGGGCTGCCCGTCGACGCGGTGGCCGTCTACGAGACGCCGTTCGCCCTCCACGAAGGGCGCGGCGAGGAGCGCCGGGAGTACACCGGGCGGCTGACCGAACTGCTCGCGCGGGGCCGGCACGGGGACGCCCTGGAACTGTTCATGGCGCTCACCGGCATGCCCCCGGAGATGATCGCCGGCGCCCGGCGGTCCCCCGGGTGGGCCGGCATGGAGGCGATCGCTCCCACCCTCGCGTACGACGACGCCGTCATGGGCGACGGTCTGCTGCCCCGGGAGCTGCCGGCCTCGCTGCCCATGCCGGTGCTCTCCGTCGCGGGCGGCGCGAGCCCCGAGTGGATGCGCGAGGCCGCGCGCGCCGTCGCGGACGCGGCGCCCGAGGGGACGTACCGGGTGCTGGAGAGGCAGACCCACAACGTGGACGCCGCGGCCCTCGCGCCGCTCCTGGAGGAGTTCTTCGGGAACGGCGGGACGGGCTGA
- a CDS encoding methionine synthase — protein MSENSEFGFGAATGVGSMPGGDVRETAKTVTGSFDDFPHLPELPARGPGADMIGRTAGMLVDLYARVEPSGWRIGDRPGRDTRRARSWLGEDLDALEEYTQGYEGPLKVQAVGPWTLATALELRNGEAALSDPGASRDLAGSLAEGLRVHLDEVRRRVPGARVVLQLDEPSLIAVLRGQVKSASGYRTHRAVDRQLVESTLRDVVGVHADGPVVVHSCAPDVPFELLRRAGAAGISFDLTLLTERDDDAIGEAVEGGTRLLAGVVPGTDGPLSDPAGSVMGVRTLWRRLGLRPELLARAVTVTPSCGLAGASPEYARRALAHCVRAARSLADNPE, from the coding sequence GTGAGCGAAAACAGCGAGTTCGGGTTCGGCGCCGCCACCGGTGTCGGGTCCATGCCGGGTGGTGACGTGCGGGAGACCGCCAAGACCGTCACCGGGTCCTTCGACGACTTTCCCCATCTTCCGGAACTGCCCGCGCGCGGGCCGGGCGCCGACATGATCGGACGGACGGCCGGGATGCTGGTCGACCTCTACGCGCGCGTGGAGCCCAGCGGCTGGCGGATCGGGGACCGTCCGGGGCGCGACACCCGGCGCGCCAGGTCGTGGCTGGGCGAGGACCTCGACGCGCTGGAGGAGTACACCCAGGGCTACGAGGGGCCGCTGAAGGTGCAGGCCGTGGGGCCCTGGACCCTGGCAACCGCGCTGGAGCTGAGGAACGGCGAGGCGGCCCTGTCCGACCCCGGGGCCAGCCGTGATCTCGCCGGCTCGCTCGCCGAGGGCCTGCGCGTCCATCTCGACGAGGTACGGCGCCGGGTGCCGGGAGCGCGGGTCGTGCTGCAGCTCGACGAACCCTCGCTCATCGCCGTCCTGCGGGGCCAGGTGAAGTCCGCGAGCGGGTACCGCACCCACCGCGCCGTCGACCGGCAACTGGTCGAGTCGACGCTGCGGGACGTCGTGGGGGTTCACGCCGACGGTCCGGTCGTGGTGCACTCGTGCGCCCCCGACGTGCCGTTCGAACTGCTGCGCAGGGCGGGTGCCGCGGGCATCTCCTTCGACCTCACCCTGCTCACGGAACGTGACGACGACGCGATCGGCGAGGCGGTGGAGGGCGGCACCCGGCTTCTCGCCGGTGTCGTGCCCGGCACGGACGGCCCATTGTCGGACCCTGCCGGTAGCGTCATGGGTGTCAGGACGTTGTGGCGCAGGCTGGGGCTGCGTCCGGAGCTTCTCGCCCGGGCCGTCACGGTCACCCCGTCGTGCGGACTCGCGGGCGCTTCCCCGGAGTACGCGCGCCGGGCGCTCGCCCACTGCGTCCGGGCGGCGAGATCCCTCGCGGACAACCCAGAGTAA
- a CDS encoding SDR family oxidoreductase translates to MASMATHLITGAGSGIGAAVARRLHARGDELVLHARDAGRAKELGAAYPGAKTLVGDLADPDKLSWAFSHQSLPDRVDSLLHIAGVVDLGRVGELTPKSWRHQLNVNLIAPAELTRHFLPQLRLAQGHVLFVNSGAGLSAGADWSAYAASKHGLKALADSLRHEEHGNGVRVTSVYPGRTASPMQAKVHQQEGKPYDASKWIDPESVATTILTALDLPRDAEVNDLTVRPGR, encoded by the coding sequence ATGGCGTCCATGGCTACACATCTGATCACCGGGGCCGGTTCCGGCATCGGCGCGGCCGTCGCCCGCCGTCTGCACGCGCGCGGGGACGAACTCGTGCTGCACGCGCGCGACGCGGGCCGCGCGAAGGAACTCGGCGCGGCGTACCCGGGGGCGAAGACCCTGGTCGGCGACCTCGCGGACCCGGACAAGCTCTCCTGGGCGTTCTCGCACCAGTCCCTTCCCGACCGCGTCGACTCGCTGCTGCACATCGCCGGGGTGGTGGACCTCGGCCGGGTCGGCGAGCTGACCCCCAAGTCCTGGCGCCACCAGCTCAACGTCAACCTGATCGCCCCCGCCGAGCTCACCCGGCACTTCCTGCCCCAACTCCGCCTCGCCCAGGGGCACGTGCTGTTCGTGAACTCCGGCGCCGGCCTCAGCGCCGGCGCCGACTGGTCCGCGTACGCCGCCTCCAAGCACGGTCTGAAGGCCCTCGCGGACTCGCTGCGCCACGAGGAGCACGGCAACGGCGTCCGGGTCACCTCGGTCTACCCCGGCCGTACCGCGAGCCCCATGCAGGCCAAGGTCCACCAGCAGGAGGGCAAACCGTACGACGCCTCGAAGTGGATCGACCCGGAATCCGTCGCGACGACGATCCTGACGGCCCTCGACCTGCCGCGCGACGCGGAGGTCAACGACCTGACGGTGCGACCGGGGCGTTGA